The Parus major isolate Abel chromosome 12, Parus_major1.1, whole genome shotgun sequence genome segment TTATTTGTTAAATAATGGATTAAAACCATTCCATATGGCTGCCAAACTTCACCTTCTACCCAAAACCACACAATACAAATATACCACAATGACagctattttccattttgttttccaacTCCAATTTCATGATGATCTAGTTCCTAAATGTTAAATATCTGGTAGCAAATGGAATTTTTGAGAAGCTAGCCTCAGGTACATTAATGCACTGCACTATATTCTCCACTGTCAGTGCTCTCAAGTGAAAAATAACAAGCTCTAGTTAATTTTCCCACAAAGGTAGCTCAGAACTCTGTGTCAGGAATGGCTGGCTGCGCTTTACCTGCAAGTTTTTAAGTGGCAATTGCCCTGCACACAGTGAACCTGTCATGTGGCACTGAAAGAGTTTCTACCTCTCCTGTTACCTTTCCTGCTCTCACACTGATCACGTGTCTATGTTCTAAATATCCTAATTCCAATGAAAGCAATTTAAGTTTTAATGATAGTTTGaaaaagcagtaaagaaaacaggaaaaaattaccCCATTCTGTCTTTCCCAATTAAGAAAAGACACAGTCCTTGTTTACATAAACAATGAATATTACCAACAGGATTATCAGAAcagcttttcagaagaaagtCAGTCTTATTCTTACAACAGCCCATCTGTTTTCATCATGTGAGCTTATAATGACAATTTGTCATTTTAAACTTACATCTTTGGCAGAGGAGCCAGAGACTTCAATCCATGTCTTAGAGAAGAAAGCACAGGAGCCCAACATAAATACAATATAAACAACTGCATGTACAGGGTCTTCcagcactgaagaaaaggaCTCTGGAGGTGACAGGTAATAACAGAGTCCACCAACTGGATAAGCACGAGCAGGGCCTCCAGATGATGTGTCCTGGAAGAAGGAAGCAAGCAGTCAGTTACCAATCTTCTCACTACTTTTAGGCCATTAAGCCAAGTCTTAGAAAAATTTGTATCACCTTTGTGTCACTCTGCATCATTActactgcagcagcacacacatttACATTCACCACAGCAAGCCTCATATGCTACCATTAAttcaaaaaaattactaatttagAAGTTTCAGTGTGCATGACCATCTATCAAAGTGTGACTTAATATTCAGAGACCACCTCTCCAACCCCACATTTCAGTGGTGTCCTTGTAAAGGCATATGCAAGATGAGAAGGAATACTCACAGACCAGGTGCCCAGCAGGCTGACCAGCAAGTTGCCACTGAAGCGGGCAGAAAGCATCTGGGAGATGACATACAAGTTTGACACCAGGGCAGACTGGAGAATAATGGGAATGTTGGAAGTATAGAACAACTTGATAGGGTAGGTGTTGTACTGGCCCCGGTAGCGAGCAGATTTGATAGGAAGATCCACTCTGAAGCCCTGaaaagttttcagaagaaagtcTCCCATTACATCTGGACATGAGCCCATACCAGAGATCATAAACTGCAAGTGCAAGGCCTTGACAGCAACAGAAGAAACCTGCAATCATTTTGTGCAATTACAAGTACTCTGCCCAGAGGGCTCTCCTCTCCATGAGAACCCTTCTGCAAAGGGTCTGCAAACCTGCATGGCTGTCTAAACACAACACCCACACACAAGAAGGGATGAAAGATTTAGACATCAGAAGAAATCTGAAGTTTCAAGAAGACTGAATAAAGCatccaggaaaagaaacattaaaatttccTATATTCTTCAGCAACAAACAGTAAGAGACACACAGGCCTAAAATCTTCAAAGTATTTCTCAGTAAAAAGCAACAGCATTTGGGTTAGACAGTATCATATGTACACATGCATCTGGGgtatttttatttgggttttttttgtttcttttttcagagaCCAAAGTAAGTCTCAAGTCTTCTGTGTGACTACAATAAGTGTGGAAACTGATTAAGAGAAGGCAGTGTATAATGAACATCAAGATGTTGCAGGTACGAAAATGAGCCTTGTGAATACATCATTTCTTGTAGAAGGAGGCAAATTTCAAACCTACTTCCATATAGTTTTACAACCCTCATTATTCCAACTGACCTGGAAGTAAATGACAATTGCAAAGACAAAGATGGTGGCAATCAGATTCATCAGGTTGGGAAGATTCTGACGGTAAAAGGCCTCACGAAGAGCTCGGACTTTGTCCGTGCGAGTAGCCAGAAGATGGAACAGAGCAATGATGGCTCCTTCAAATTCCATgccttggaaaggaaaaattgagCTGTTATTATCTCTAAGCTTCAGTGTTTTGTTCCATTAAGCATACTTCTCAACTACAGGATTCAGAAGGGGATTTCTCTGAGCCTTTTGCATCTTGAGCATATCTCAGGTTTTTATACTGTCACCCTTCATATCAGCTATGTTATttccacaattatttttttttaaatcccctTGTAGTGGTCTAGAAACTAAATCATAACCCAGCATGGGATATCTTTATTGTCTCTAGAAACAATGACAAGCACCAAGTTCTTTCTTTACTCCTCCTGATCTAAAAAAGAGTAAACTTACAGAGAAGCATCAGACTTTCTAGTGTCAGTTGTGGTTGAGACACAAGTTATTGTTCAGATTAAAGCAAATGGCATAACCTCACTTCTGTTTTCTACTATACAGCAGCAAACAGGATCATCTTCAGTGGAGTTTGGAGAATAAGGAGTTTAAGGCAAAGTGTAAATAAAGGCAAGAAGCAGAAACAGCTAATATTTGGTCAGTAGGTTAGGCAGCAACCATAATACAATGGCAATCTACTACTGCTGACTTTTAATGAAGGCACTATAAGAAAGTAAGACATTCAAGTTCAGGAAATATATTGTGAGATACTACAAATtgagaaagaaatgtctttgtGCTTGcactctgcacagcagcacctACTGCATTAGCAAGATTCACTGCACAGCCAAGATGGTAGCAACACCATTTGGCATTATgttaacagtgaaaaaaaaaaaaaattaaagaaaaaagaaaaaaaaataaagatgttccCCTTTTGTACAAGCTATTGGTAAAGAAAACAGACTGTGCCATATTACCTCGCCCAGTGTTCACTGTGGTGGGGCTGAATGCTTTCCACACAATGGTCTCACAAATATTGGTAGCAATGAAGAGGGAGATACCAGAACCAAGACCATATCCTTTCTGGAGTAGCTCATCCAAGAGCAGAACTATCAAACCAGCAACAAAAAgctagagaaaaataaataaataaatacagcattaGCTCCatgtctttttcattttgttaaaaaaagaagaagcaggTACACTTGggccttttttttctctgcatgagGGACAGCCTGTCcataaagctgattttttttatcctttcaggGGAAAAGCAAGTAGAGAAGACTAGAAATTACCTGGATTGTGATAAGCAAGCAGATGCCAGCACCCATCTCAGATGGGTCTCCATACATTCCAGTCATTACATACACAATCGACTGTCCAATGGTGATGATCATTCCAAACACTacaggataaaaagaaaaagtatgtaTTTGTCCTGGATATTTATGTCAGCAGGTaattagagaaatagaaataatttctttgtagAGAATCTTGGTTTCAGCTAagatggaattaattttatttgtagtaGCTGGTAGAgtgctgtggtttgggttttccaGGAGAATAATGCTGATAACAGGCTGATGTGCTGTTGTTTTAGTCGTTGCTCAGCAGGGCATACCCCATGTCAAGGACTTCTCAGtgtcccctgctctgccagacagcaggtgcacaagaagctgggagggagcatgACCAGGACTTAGGATGACCCTAAGTGGCCACAGGGATATTTCACACCATCAGGAACATCAGGCTCAGCACACCAGCTGGGGGGACTGGCCAGGATCACTGCTCAGCAACTGGCTGGGCATCCGCCAGCAGGCGGTGAGCATTGTgttgtgcatcacttgtttctCTGAGGtttcatttctctcctttttgttacagttgttgttattgttatatTGTACTTTGTATCAGTTATTGAACTGttttttatctcaacccatgagttttattttattttttccaattcttcccacaggagacagtgtGTGCAAGACTCCTGTGTGATACTTAGTTGCCAGatggggttaaaccacaacatttGGGAAGTTTAAGTCAGAGGATGTTTAAATTCAAGAGCAAGTTAACTTTGTTGTCAGAAATTCAGAActgaaaatagaattttcaCACATTAATAATATTACaaacagctgagaaacaaaCGCACTTAAGAGCAAGTAGGTTTGGTTACCAAAGGCAGTTTTAGATACTGAAAAACTCTGAGGGTGTTAAGATATTACTATAGCAATTTATGATTTTTTCCAGTACACATATCAGTAAATAGTGTACAGCATCAAACAGCTACAAAACACACCATTTTTTCTGGAAGTCATCATCAACTGACCACACAGACCCCTTATTGATGAGAAAGGCCCATGCCTGGAGCTGCAAGGTATAAACAGCTACAACCAACACCTTAATCACTATGAAATACTCAGATTAACACTGACCATCACAGTTCAAAAGTTGACTCCACTGTCTCTACATTGCTTCACTTATCTGGGGAGATTATAGCAGCAATGCCAATTGCACTGACACTTTTCCTTTCCACGCCTCTCAGAAGCTTAACAGCCAACAAGGCAGAGAGCTGTCAGTAAAAGACCAATGAAATACAGGTATCTGCAGCAGGACATGACACACATCATGACAGAAACCCTCTGGTCCAACTGCACCATTCATCCCATGGTAAATTCACACCTTCCACTGCTAGGGAAAGATACTCTAAACCAGCAGTGTTCAACATGAGCTGTTACTCACATTTCTGGGCTCCATTGAAGAGAGCTCTGTCCTTTGGGGTGTCACCAACCTCAATTATCTTAGCACCTGCCAAAAGCTGCATGATGAGTCCTGAAGTGACAATGGGTGAAATGCCCAGCTCCATCAACGTTCCTGccagacacaggaaaaacagtgaAGTTCAAAGTTAGTTTTTATCAACATTTACATCACAACAGAGATCTAAAACTCCAAATCTCCATAAATGTAGAAGTTATCAATGATTACAAAAGTTTTTTAGAAGTAAATTTGATATGTAGTACTCCTTAGAACCTCAAAAATACTGTGTTCACTGAAAAAGACCTTTGCTGTCATGAATGGATTTACTCTGCACAAAACAAAGTATGATATAAACTGTTAGCTCAAATTATATAGAATGAGAAAGTGAATTGAGGAAACTGTCATCATTCTTAATTCACAGCTGCATTAGAAAACCTCCctaggaaacagaaatttatGTAAACTCATAAATTTTAACCTTCATACCTGCATTAGAAAGCCTCtacaagaaactgaaatttatAAAAACTACTATGCATTTCAACCTTCTGTGTGACAGACTCAAAGATGTAACCCAAGAAACCACAGCACTCAGGAAATACGATTTTGAAACACAAATCACAAATCTTGGAGATTGCAACAGCAGTAGTGCAGATAATTAggaactgtttaaaaaaaaaacaactcaattTTTGTACATATACTAGATTGCATACAGTAAACCATAATTTTGTCCAGAAAGTTGTGCCTTTCCCAATGCCACACTGGTTTATGACTTtaaataatatagaaaaattgcttttctctctccacttctgtttttatatttattacaatGAAGCAGAATCCAAGTCCAAAACCATTTCTAttcaagctaaaaaaaaatgccctCCTGAAAGTCTGGCCATACCTCTGTTTGATGCCAAAATCACTCTCATCCAGTAGAAAGGGTCTGCAGAGTCTGATGACATAATGCCAAACAAGGGAATCTGCATTTCCAACCAAGAGATTAAATTAGAGACTTCACACCATGCTTTAAACATTTCAGCTCCTCCTTGAAGAGGGAAGGAAACATACCTGGCAACATACTAAGAAGATGAAGAGTGTGATAGCTGTCCATAGCACCTTTTCTTTAAACTGAATCTAAAGGgaataaacacaaaaccaaaaaccaacaaaaaatgaTAAAGCTGTCAAGATAACAAGACCTAGTCCATCATGCAAATTTTCATACAGCacacttgatttttttgtggaagGACAAAGTATAGAACACCCTAAAGAAAATAACGTACTGTTCATC includes the following:
- the SEC61A1 gene encoding protein transport protein Sec61 subunit alpha, which encodes MRRGGGGRGAWQEAEGGGLARNLTCPSLRAAARCCSAGAAMGIKFLEVIKPFCVILPEIQKPERKIQFKEKVLWTAITLFIFLVCCQIPLFGIMSSDSADPFYWMRVILASNRGTLMELGISPIVTSGLIMQLLAGAKIIEVGDTPKDRALFNGAQKLFGMIITIGQSIVYVMTGMYGDPSEMGAGICLLITIQLFVAGLIVLLLDELLQKGYGLGSGISLFIATNICETIVWKAFSPTTVNTGRGMEFEGAIIALFHLLATRTDKVRALREAFYRQNLPNLMNLIATIFVFAIVIYFQGFRVDLPIKSARYRGQYNTYPIKLFYTSNIPIILQSALVSNLYVISQMLSARFSGNLLVSLLGTWSDTSSGGPARAYPVGGLCYYLSPPESFSSVLEDPVHAVVYIVFMLGSCAFFSKTWIEVSGSSAKDVAKQLKEQQMVMRGHRETSMVHELNRYIPTAAAFGGLCIGALSVLADFLGAIGSGTGILLAVTIIYQYFEIFVKEQSEVGSMGALLF